A region of Sphingobium baderi DNA encodes the following proteins:
- a CDS encoding histidine phosphatase family protein: MREGGFPAPGEAVDEGGSRATAGLRLPRPTPRTIVTSPMAAAQQTADLLGVAAQVEPALRDIDHGDWAGRSFADIHARDPGAFARWLADPAPGVPGGETMAVLLSRVGVWMDGIDGDVLAITHPMVIRVAIGVALDLPQQALLRIDIAPLSSVTLSFNRGWRLQALRPL; this comes from the coding sequence ATGCGCGAAGGCGGTTTTCCGGCGCCCGGCGAAGCCGTCGATGAAGGAGGATCGCGTGCGACCGCTGGATTGCGCCTGCCCCGCCCAACCCCCAGAACTATCGTCACGAGTCCGATGGCTGCGGCGCAACAGACGGCCGATCTTTTGGGAGTGGCCGCGCAGGTCGAGCCGGCACTGCGGGACATCGATCATGGCGACTGGGCAGGACGCAGCTTCGCGGACATTCACGCGCGTGATCCAGGCGCCTTCGCTCGCTGGCTTGCCGATCCGGCACCGGGCGTGCCGGGCGGCGAAACGATGGCAGTGCTTTTGTCGAGGGTCGGGGTATGGATGGATGGCATCGACGGAGATGTGCTCGCGATCACCCATCCCATGGTCATCAGGGTCGCGATCGGCGTTGCGCTCGACCTGCCGCAGCAGGCATTATTGCGAATAGATATCGCGCCGCTTTCCAGTGTCACCCTGTCGTTCAACCGTGGCTGGCGGCTTCAGGCGCTCCGTCCCCTTTGA
- a CDS encoding CbtB domain-containing protein has product MATTTLFAEDIFIPLQGGSTIPLREILPWAIFGTLLALIFLYFVSTEQGAFSLFKGMYVHEFVHDGRHLLGFPCH; this is encoded by the coding sequence ATGGCCACCACGACGCTATTTGCCGAAGACATCTTCATCCCCCTGCAGGGCGGCAGCACCATACCACTGCGCGAAATCCTGCCCTGGGCGATATTCGGTACGCTGCTGGCGCTGATCTTCCTCTATTTCGTCAGCACCGAACAAGGCGCCTTTTCGTTGTTCAAGGGCATGTATGTGCACGAATTCGTGCATGACGGTCGGCATCTTTTGGGCTTTCCCTGCCACTAG
- a CDS encoding CbtA family protein, with protein MSRSLLIRGMIAGIIAAVLVALFARAFAEPSIDLAIGFETAHEHMAHADMASMSVPEEAELVSRATQKGLGLLTAITLYGAAVGGIFSLVFAAAYGRIGMIGPRTLSLLLAIAAFFAVALVPALKYPPTPPAVGLHETVGFRTAAFFAAIGLSLAALAIAFSLGRGLAEKFGGFNGSIGAVVIYIVTVFIAQAVLPEINEVPNDFPATVLWDFRVASIAMQGVLWSIIGVGFGMMAESVLRKEQ; from the coding sequence ATGAGCAGAAGCCTTCTCATCCGCGGCATGATCGCGGGAATCATCGCAGCCGTGCTTGTCGCCCTGTTCGCCCGCGCCTTCGCTGAGCCATCGATCGATCTGGCCATAGGGTTCGAAACTGCCCACGAACATATGGCGCATGCGGACATGGCGAGCATGAGCGTGCCGGAAGAAGCTGAGCTGGTCAGCCGCGCGACACAGAAAGGCCTGGGCCTCCTGACGGCGATAACGCTTTACGGCGCGGCAGTAGGGGGTATTTTCTCACTCGTCTTCGCTGCCGCCTACGGCCGTATCGGCATGATCGGGCCACGCACCCTGTCCCTGTTGCTCGCCATCGCGGCATTTTTTGCCGTCGCCCTGGTGCCCGCGCTCAAATATCCACCGACGCCGCCAGCGGTGGGCCTGCATGAAACGGTCGGCTTTCGTACCGCAGCTTTTTTTGCAGCAATCGGACTGTCGTTGGCAGCTCTCGCCATCGCCTTCAGCCTTGGGCGTGGCCTTGCCGAAAAATTCGGAGGCTTCAACGGCAGCATCGGCGCCGTCGTCATTTATATCGTGACGGTTTTCATAGCCCAGGCCGTTTTGCCGGAGATCAACGAGGTGCCCAATGATTTCCCGGCGACCGTGCTATGGGACTTCCGGGTCGCCTCCATAGCCATGCAAGGGGTTCTTTGGTCGATCATCGGGGTGGGCTTTGGCATGATGGCGGAATCTGTGCTGCGGAAAGAACAATGA
- a CDS encoding SDR family NAD(P)-dependent oxidoreductase — MNRLANKVAVVTGSGGIGEASARRLAAEGAQVVIGDVNTASANKVAQSIVADGGKATALHLDLAEESSIIAFFAAIEAEHGRLDVLHNNAADTRGEQMALDMGITAMPADIWDRAFLVNTRGTMLMIKHGIPLMLKNGGGSIINTSSGAALRGDLYGPAYASSKAAINCLTLYTATQYGKQGIRCNVVSPGLVVTPNVYESNSQEQLDRIEKHKLTPYLGAPRDIAAAVAFLASDDGRFMTGQVMVVDGGITDHMPYFSEVLENFAADPANRSI; from the coding sequence ATGAACCGTTTGGCAAACAAGGTGGCGGTCGTCACCGGATCGGGCGGCATCGGTGAGGCCAGCGCCCGGCGTCTTGCGGCCGAGGGCGCTCAGGTCGTCATAGGCGACGTCAACACCGCCAGCGCGAACAAGGTCGCCCAAAGCATTGTTGCAGATGGCGGCAAGGCAACCGCGCTCCACCTTGATCTTGCCGAGGAATCGAGCATCATCGCCTTCTTCGCCGCGATTGAGGCTGAGCATGGTCGGTTGGATGTCCTGCACAATAATGCGGCTGATACCCGCGGCGAGCAGATGGCGCTGGATATGGGCATAACCGCCATGCCGGCGGACATTTGGGATCGCGCATTTCTGGTGAATACGCGCGGCACCATGCTGATGATAAAGCACGGCATACCGCTGATGCTCAAAAATGGCGGCGGGTCGATCATCAACACCAGTTCGGGCGCCGCGCTGCGCGGGGATCTCTATGGCCCGGCCTATGCATCTTCGAAGGCGGCGATCAACTGCCTCACCCTGTATACGGCGACGCAATATGGCAAACAGGGCATCCGGTGCAACGTCGTCTCGCCGGGCCTGGTCGTGACTCCCAATGTCTACGAAAGCAATTCCCAGGAACAACTCGACAGAATCGAAAAGCACAAGCTGACACCCTATCTGGGCGCGCCGCGCGACATCGCCGCCGCGGTAGCATTTCTGGCCTCCGACGATGGTCGATTCATGACTGGACAGGTCATGGTCGTCGATGGTGGCATCACCGACCATATGCCCTATTTCTCCGAGGTTCTGGAAAATTTCGCCGCCGATCCCGCCAACCGGTCGATTTGA